A genomic segment from Diospyros lotus cultivar Yz01 chromosome 5, ASM1463336v1, whole genome shotgun sequence encodes:
- the LOC127801532 gene encoding (S)-8-oxocitronellyl enol synthase ISY1-like — protein MSWWWAGAIGAARKKSEEDDGPPKCQSVGLIIGVTGIVGNSLAEILPLSDTPGGPWKVYGVARRPRPPWNVDHPIEYIQCDVSDPDAAAAKLSPLQDVTHLFYVTWTDRSTEAENCQANGAMFRNVLNAVIPNCPNLQHICLQTGRKHYLGPFEGIRGSQAHDPPFHEDLPRLDAPNFYYTLEDILFEEVQKKEGPITWSVHRPGVIFGFSPYSMMNMIGTLCVYATICKHEGIPLRFPGSLSAWEGYFDVSDADLIAEHHIWAAVDPYAKNEAFNCSNGDVFKWKHFWKVLAEQFGAEYAEFEEGSGLKLEEMMKNKEPVWEEIVRENGLVPTELSEVGNWWFVDSTLSVGGLLDSMNKSKEHGFLGFRNSKSSFLSWIDKMRAYKIIP, from the exons ATGAGTTGGTGGTGGGCTGGCGCCATCGGAGCTGCAAGG AAGAAGTCGGAGGAAGACGATGGGCCTCCCAAGTGCCAGAGCGTGGGCCTGATAATCGGCGTCACGGGAATCGTTGGCAATAGCCTGGCAGAGATCCTGCCGCTCTCCGACACGCCTGGAGGCCCCTGGAAGGTCTATGGGGTGGCGCGCCGACCCCGGCCGCCCTGGAACGTCGATCACCCCATCGAATATATCCAGTGCGACGTCTCCGATCCCGACGCCGCCGCCGCCAAGCTCTCCCCCCTCCAGGACGTCACTCACCTCTTCTACGTAACCTGGACCGACCGATCCACCGAGGCAGAGAATTGCCAGGCCAACGGAGCGATGTTCCGGAACGTTCTCAACGCCGTGATTCCGAATTGCCCCAATCTCCAGCACATCTGCCTCCAGACCGGCCGGAAACACTATCTCGGACCTTTCGAAGGCATCCGGGGTTCTCAAGCCCACGATCCGCCGTTCCACGAGGATCTCCCGAGGCTCGACGCCCCGAATTTCTACTACACTCTCGAGGATATTCTCTTCGAGGAGGTGCAGAAGAAGGAGGGACCAATCACTTGGTCGGTGCACCGCCCCGGCGTGATCTTCGGATTCTCGCCGTACAGCATGATGAACATGATTGGAACGCTCTGCGTCTACGCCACGATTTGCAAGCACGAGGGGATTCCTTTGCGGTTTCCGGGCTCGCTTAGCGCGTGGGAGGGCTACTTCGACGTCTCAGACGCCGACTTGATCGCGGAGCACCATATTTGGGCGGCAGTGGACCCGTACGCGAAGAACGAGGCCTTCAATTGTAGCAACGGCGACGTGTTCAAGTGGAAGCATTTCTGGAAGGTTCTGGCGGAGCAATTTGGGGCGGAATACGCCGAATTCGAAGAGGGGTCGGGATTGAAGCtggaggagatgatgaagaacaAGGAACCGGTCTGGGAGGAGATTGTGAGAGAGAACGGATTGGTACCCACCGAACTGTCGGAAGTTGGGAATTGGTGGTTCGTGGATTCGACGTTGAGCGTTGGAGGCTTGCTGGACAGTATGAACAAGAGCAAAGAGCACGGATTCCTGGGTTTCAGGAACTCCAAATCGTCTTTCCTATCTTGGATCGACAAGATGAGAGCTTACAAGATCATTCCTTGA
- the LOC127801531 gene encoding (S)-8-oxocitronellyl enol synthase ISY1-like — translation MSWWWAGAIGAEKKKSEEDDGPPKYQRVVLIIGVTGIVGNSLAEILPLSDTPGGPWKVYGAARRARPPWDDYHPIEYIQCDVSDPDDATAKLSPLQDVTHIFYVTWTKRSTEAENIQANGSMFRNVLNAVIPNCPNLQHICLQTGRKHYVGSFESIEKGTAQPHDPPFHEDLPRLDDPNFYHILEDILLQEVQKKKEGTITWSVHRPGVIFGFSPYSMMNMIGTLCVYATICKHEGIPLRFPGSRVAWESLTDVSDADLIAEHQIWAAVEPYAKNEAFNCSNGDAFKWKHFWKILGEQFGVEYAEFEEGSGFKLEEMMKDKESVWEGIVREKGLVPTKLTEVGNWWFVDLILSIDCMLDSMNKSKEHGFLGFRNSKSSLISWIHKMRASKIIP, via the exons ATGAGCTGGTGGTGGGCTGGCGCCATCGGAGCTGAAAAG AAGAAATCAGAGGAAGACGACGGGCCGCCCAAGTACCAGCGCGTGGTCCTGATAATCGGCGTCACCGGAATCGTCGGCAACAGCCTGGCCGAGATCCTGCCGCTCTCCGACACGCCCGGCGGCCCATGGAAGGTCTACGGCGCCGCGCGCCGCGCCCGGCCGCCGTGGGATGACTACCACCCCATCGAATACATCCAGTGCGATGTGTCCGACCCCGACGACGCCACCGCCAAGCTCTCCCCCCTCCAGGACGTCACTCACATCTTCTACGTCACCTGGACCAAACGGTCCACCGAGGCCGAGAATATCCAGGCCAACGGATCGATGTTCCGGAACGTTCTCAACGCCGTGATTCCGAATTGCCCCAATCTCCAACACATCTGCCTCCAGACCGGCCGGAAACACTACGTCGGCTCGTTCGAGAGCATCGAGAAGGGCACCGCACAGCCACACGATCCGCCGTTCCACGAGGATCTCCCGAGGCTCGACGACCCGAATTTCTATCACATTCTCGAGGATATTCTCCTGCAGGAGGtgcagaagaagaaagagggaaCAATCACGTGGTCGGTGCACCGCCCCGGCGTGATCTTCGGATTCTCGCCGTACAGCATGATGAACATGATCGGAACGCTCTGTGTCTACGCCACGATCTGCAAGCACGAGGGGATCCCGCTGCGGTTCCCGGGGTCGCGCGTCGCGTGGGAGAGCCTGACCGACGTCTCCGACGCCGACCTGATCGCGGAGCACCAGATTTGGGCGGCGGTTGAGCCGTACGCGAAGAACGAGGCCTTCAATTGCAGCAACGGCGACGCGTTCAAGTGGAAGCATTTCTGGAAGATTCTGGGGGAGCAATTTGGGGTGGAGTACGCAGAATTCGAAGAAGGGTCGGGATTCAAGCTGGAGGAGATGATGAAGGACAAGGAATCGGTCTGGGAGGGGATCGTGAGAGAGAAGGGATTGGTGCCGACCAAATTGACGGAAGTTGGTAACTGGTGGTTCGTGGATCTGATTTTGAGCATCGATTGCATGTTGGACAGCATGAACAAGAGCAAAGAGCACGGATTCTTGGGTTTCAGAAACTCAAAATCGTCTCTGATTTCATGGATCCACAAAATGAGAGCTTCCAAAATCATTCCTTGA